The Spirulina subsalsa PCC 9445 region GTTTTTTGGAAGGAGTGAGTTTAGGATTAGCCGTTGCGATCGCCACCTTTGCCGTAAACTATAGCCGCATTAACCCCGTCCAACTCACCTTTTCCGGCGCATCCTACCCCAGCCAAGTGATTCGCCTCCCCTACCAAAAGCGCATCCTTGCCCAAAAAGGACAACAAATCTTGATTTTAGTCCTCCATCAATTCCTCTTTTTCGGCACCGCCCACAAACTCCTAGAATACATTCAACAGCGTCTCCTCGCCCCCACCCAAGAAGACCCAAAACTTGACATCAATGCCAAGATTCGCTTTATCCTCCTCGATTTTAGTCAAGTCTCCGGGTTAGACTCCTCCGCCGTCCGGAGTTTTGTCCGTATTCAGCAAATCGCCAGCCAACACGAGATCACCCTTGTTTTTAGTCATCTGCGCCCCTCTCTACTCTCCCAACTGCAACAAGGCGGCTGTTTTGACCATCCTCAACCCCACTGTCAACAGTGGAATATTTTCCCCGATTTGGAGCGAGCCTTAGAATGGTGCGAAGATCAGATCATCCACCATCATCTCTTTCCCTACCGTCGTCTGTTTCCCGACTTAGATCAATGGTTGGAACAGATGCAATCAGAACAGTTAATTCTTGAACTTCAGGCCGTCTTTGGAGATATCGCCAAAGTACAGAAATTTCTCCACTATCTCGAACCCAGAGAGTTCCCGGCCGCTCATACCCTCTTCCATCAAGGGGATACGGCCGAGGGATTATATTTAGTCGCCTCGGGTCAACTCAGCGCCTATCTAGAACAATCTGACGGGGAAATCAATCGCTTATGGCGGTTTAATCCGGGGAGTATTGTCGGCAAAACGGGGTTATCTAGTGATCAAGTCCGTCTTTCTTCCGTCATTACAGACCAACCCAGCTTACTTTATTATCTCTCCCCTGCTGCCCTTCAGCACCTCTCCCAAGAAGCCCCAGACCTTGCCCTCCAGTTTGAACATTTTCTGTTGCAATTGCTCTGTGAGGAGCGTTTAAATGAACGGCAACGGGCTATTAATAAGGGGGTGCGTTGGGATTAAGAGAAATCAGTCTCCTCTCGTAGAAACAGGAAAGCCTCATAGTGATATGGGGAAGCCCGCACCGTACCCCTAGGGTCGGTGTCGGGAGGATGTCACAGCCTCCTTCGCAGTAGAGATTCGTTACAGACACAGCACTCCTCCGGGTAAACGGTAGGTTTCACTTTCTCCAACAACATTGCTCACTGAGTCAGATATTTTGACAGCAGCCGATGCTATTGTGAAAGCGGGGCGCGTTAACTCTCTTCGATGACACCCATTGCCTCCTTGGGTGAGGATTGAATCTGCCGCGAACCTTGGCCTATAATACCCAGCAAATATTTCAAATAAAATTGATGCAACTATCCTCTCCTAGTGATGCCACCACCCTACAAGCTAGTTTTCAGGCTTTATCCGATCCCCTACGGCTGCAAATCATCGACCTCCTGCGGGCTGAGGAGTTGTGTGTTTGCGAATTAGGCGATCGCCTCACCGTTGCCCAGTCTAAACTGTCCTTTCACCTCAAAATCCTCAAATCCGCCAATCTCATCCTCCCTCGTCAAGAGGGACGCTGGATTTATTACCGCCTCAATCTGAGTCAATTTGTGGTTTTAGAGCAGTATTTCGCCGAATTACGCCGTTTTAGCCCCATTATTGCCGCTCGTCCTTGTCAAGAATAGGAAGTCGGGAGTCGGGAGTCGGGAGTTGGGGGTGGGGAGTTGGGAGTTGGGAGTCGGTGTAGGGGCGCAATGCTTGCGCCCTAGGGAGTTGGGAGTCGAGGAATCAAGAATTATTCCCTATTCCCTCTCCCCCTCCCCCCTGTTCCCTGTTCCCTAAAATAAAAGAGTTTTGGCTATTCACTATTCCCCTGCTCCCCCATTTACCTCCCCTTTAAGTTCCCTTAATGTTTATATCAAATATTTTTGATATATAATGTTTATCGAATCTCAAAAAGCACTATGGCCTTAACAAGCTCACTCAAAACCAGCGCCCTCAGTGTCGCCTCTGCCCTTCTTCTGGCCGCTTGTAATCAAGCTCAGTCCCAAACACCCCAACCCATCCGCATTGATGGTTCTAGCACCGTCTACCCCATCACTCAAGCAGTAGTTGAGGAATTCCAAGCCCAGAGTCAAACCAAGGAACAAGGCACAAAACCCCCCGCTCAGATTACGGTGGAAATCTCCGGCACCAGTGGGGGATTTAGAAAATTCTGCCGGGGGGAAACCCAAATTAGTGGGGCCTCTCGTCCCATTAATCAAGAGGAAATTGTGGCCTGTCGGGATAATAAAGTTCCCTATCTAGAAATTCCCGTTGCTTTTGATGCTTTAACCGTTGTGGTGAACCCACAAAATAACTGGATTGATAGCATCACCTTACAGGAGTTAAAAACCCTCTGGCATCCCAACGCGGAAGGGCAAATCCGAAACTGGAATCAAATCCGTTCTAGTTTACCGGACCGTCCGATTAATCTTTTTGGAGCTGATGTAGATTCCGGCACCTACGACTATTTTAATGAGGCTGTAATGGCTGAAATTAAAGTCAGTCGTAAAGATTATGTGGGGAATGAAGATGATAATTTAACCGTTCAAGCAGTGAGTCAAGATGTTAACGCAATGGGCTATTTTGGCTTGGCTTACTATGAACAAAACCAACACCGCTTAAAGGCGTTAGCTATTGACAACGGGAAAGGCGAAGTTTTACCCTCACGGGAAACGGTAGCGGATGCTACCTATCAACCCTTGGGTCGTCCTTTGTTTATCTATGTCAATTTGGCAATGGCACAGAAAAATCCCGCGTTGCAAGACTTTATTCAGTTTTATCTGGATAATGGGGAACGAATTGCTGAAAAAATTGGCTATATTCCTCTGCCGGAAGAAGCCTATGAGTTGGGAAAGATCATCCTCTATAAGGGCGAAGTGGGAACGGTTTTTGGGGGAAAATCTCAATTTGATCTCACCTTACCCGATATGTTACGTCAACCTGCTAAATTTTAGCTGTTTTTTACCACAATCTCATGAGTGAATCATCCCGAGTGAATACCCAAGCTGTCCAAGCGGGTGGCACTTTAAACGTTTTTGAAAAATACCTCACCGTCTGGGTTATTTTGTGTATTTTGGTGGGCATTGGTTTAGGGAAACTATTGCCCGGTGTTGCCCGAGGTTTGGACGCAATGAGTGTTTATAATGTGTCTATTCCCATCGCTATTTGTCTCTTTTTCATGATGTATCCTATCATGGTTAAGATTGATTTTAGTCAAACGGTGCAGGCGGCAAAGACCCCTAAACCTGTAGTTTTAACCTTGGTGGTCAATTGGTTAATTAAGCCTTTCACCATGTTGTTTTTTGCCCAGTTCTTTTTAGGGTGGTTGTTTGCTCCCTTTTTAAGTGGGACAGAAATCATCCGGGGGGAATCGGTGACTTTTGCCACGTCTTATATTGCCGGAGCGATTTTGTTGGGGATTGCTCCCTGTACGGCAATGGTCTTGATGTGGGGGTATTTATCCTATAGTAATCAAGGCCATACGTTGGTGATGGTGGCGGTTAATTCTCTGACGATGTTATTTCTCTATGCGCCGTTGGGGAAATGGTTACTGGCGGAAAGTAATTTGATTGTGCCTTGGCAAACAATTGTTTTGTCGGTGTTTGTTTATGTGGGTTTACCTTTGGCGGCAGGAATGTATAGCCGTTATTGGATTATGAAGCATAAGGGTAAGGCTTGGTTTGAGCAAGTTTTCTTAAACTATCTAAGTCCTGTTGCCGTGACGGCTTTGTTACTAACGTTGGTGTTGCTTTTTGCTTTTAAGGGGGATGTAATTATTGAAAATCCTCTGCATATTTTGCTGATTGCGGTGCCGTTGTTTATCCAAACTAATTTCATTTTCTTAATCGCTTATGTGGCGGCTTTAAAATTGAAAATGTCCTATGAGGATGCGGCTCCGGCGGCGTTGATTGGGGCGAGTAATCATTTTGAAGTGGCGATCGCAACGGCGGTGATGTTGTTTGGTCTAAATTCTGGTGCTGCCTTAGC contains the following coding sequences:
- a CDS encoding PstS family phosphate ABC transporter substrate-binding protein, with the protein product MALTSSLKTSALSVASALLLAACNQAQSQTPQPIRIDGSSTVYPITQAVVEEFQAQSQTKEQGTKPPAQITVEISGTSGGFRKFCRGETQISGASRPINQEEIVACRDNKVPYLEIPVAFDALTVVVNPQNNWIDSITLQELKTLWHPNAEGQIRNWNQIRSSLPDRPINLFGADVDSGTYDYFNEAVMAEIKVSRKDYVGNEDDNLTVQAVSQDVNAMGYFGLAYYEQNQHRLKALAIDNGKGEVLPSRETVADATYQPLGRPLFIYVNLAMAQKNPALQDFIQFYLDNGERIAEKIGYIPLPEEAYELGKIILYKGEVGTVFGGKSQFDLTLPDMLRQPAKF
- a CDS encoding AraC family transcriptional regulator, whose amino-acid sequence is MPLVLVKNRKSGVGSRELGVGSWELGVGVGAQCLRPRELGVEESRIIPYSLSPSPLFPVP
- the arsB gene encoding ACR3 family arsenite efflux transporter; the protein is MSESSRVNTQAVQAGGTLNVFEKYLTVWVILCILVGIGLGKLLPGVARGLDAMSVYNVSIPIAICLFFMMYPIMVKIDFSQTVQAAKTPKPVVLTLVVNWLIKPFTMLFFAQFFLGWLFAPFLSGTEIIRGESVTFATSYIAGAILLGIAPCTAMVLMWGYLSYSNQGHTLVMVAVNSLTMLFLYAPLGKWLLAESNLIVPWQTIVLSVFVYVGLPLAAGMYSRYWIMKHKGKAWFEQVFLNYLSPVAVTALLLTLVLLFAFKGDVIIENPLHILLIAVPLFIQTNFIFLIAYVAALKLKMSYEDAAPAALIGASNHFEVAIATAVMLFGLNSGAALATVVGVLIEVPVMLMLVEFCKRTAFWFPREPEKATLLDPRCLKDCL
- a CDS encoding ArsR/SmtB family transcription factor, with amino-acid sequence MQLSSPSDATTLQASFQALSDPLRLQIIDLLRAEELCVCELGDRLTVAQSKLSFHLKILKSANLILPRQEGRWIYYRLNLSQFVVLEQYFAELRRFSPIIAARPCQE